A stretch of the Aspergillus puulaauensis MK2 DNA, chromosome 6, nearly complete sequence genome encodes the following:
- a CDS encoding Zn(II)2Cys6 transcription factor domain-containing protein (COG:S;~EggNog:ENOG410PMN6;~InterPro:IPR036864,IPR001138;~PFAM:PF00172;~go_function: GO:0000981 - DNA-binding transcription factor activity, RNA polymerase II-specific [Evidence IEA];~go_function: GO:0008270 - zinc ion binding [Evidence IEA];~go_process: GO:0006355 - regulation of transcription, DNA-templated [Evidence IEA]) codes for MPAKRKTGKSHHGCSECKRRSVKCDEKRPQCSSCENRRTACHYATSGPFFWVNNDNNHGSSTPEKPPQEQEINQTITQGPTPSSQFNIPHLRLLLNWATSTCHSIARAHADAKVWQDVIPQQALTCPYLLHGIFAVSALHMALSSPSTSNPRNNSNCIGSEQHQQREKQTML; via the exons ATGCCcgcaaaaagaaagactggAAAGTCGCATCACGGCTGTTCCGAGTGCAAGCGGCGCAGCGTCAAG TGTGACGAGAAGCGGCCACAATGCTCTTCTTGTGAAAACCGCCGGACGGCTTGTCATTATGCCACTTCTGGTCCCTTTTTCTGGGTAAACAATGACAATAACCATGGCTCTTCTACACCAGAAAAGCCaccgcaagagcaagaaatcAACCAAACAATAACGCAGGGCCCAACACCCAGCAGTCAATTTAACATCCCACACCTCAGACTCCTCCTCAATTGGGCAACATCAACCTGCCATTCTATCGCCCGGGCCCACGCGGACGCCAAGGTCTGGCAGGATGTCATCCCCCAGCAGGCCTTAACCTGTCCATATCTCCTGCATGGCATCTTTGCTGTCTCAGCGCTGCATATGGCtctttcttcgccttccacATCTAACCCCAGAAACAACTCCAACTGTATTGGATCtgaacagcaccagcagcgtGAAAAGCAAACCATGCTCTAA
- a CDS encoding NuoB/complex I 20 kDa subunit family protein (COG:C;~EggNog:ENOG410PGDV;~InterPro:IPR006138,IPR006137;~PFAM:PF01058;~go_function: GO:0008137 - NADH dehydrogenase (ubiquinone) activity [Evidence IEA];~go_function: GO:0048038 - quinone binding [Evidence IEA];~go_function: GO:0051536 - iron-sulfur cluster binding [Evidence IEA];~go_function: GO:0051539 - 4 iron, 4 sulfur cluster binding [Evidence IEA];~go_process: GO:0055114 - oxidation-reduction process [Evidence IEA]): MLQSTTLLKRMGTCRQLRLYSSHASCTVSGKPKQEIALPSQSAPNSPAQYALTTLDSLINWARQGSIYPLTFGLACCAIEMMHIAAPRYDGDRLVLLFRASPRQSDLMIVAGTLTNKMAPAMRQVYDQMPEPRYVISMGSCANGGGYYHYSYSVVRGCDRVVPVDVYLPGCPPTAEALLYGIFLIQRKMKSRKVTRMWHRR; this comes from the exons ATGCTACAGTCAACTACGCTTCTCAAACGCATGGGCACCTGCAGACAGCTAAGACTATACTCCTCTCATGCCTCCTGCACCGTCAGTGGAAAGCCCAAGCAGGAAATCGCCTTACCTAGTCAATCAGCCCCAAATTCTCCAGCGCAATATGCCCT AACAACCCTCGACAGCCTTATAAATTGGGCCCGACAAGGCTCCATCTACCCCCTCACCTTCGGACTCGCCTGCTGCGCCATCGAAATGATGCACATCGCCGCACCCCGCTACGACGGCGACAGACtggtcctcctcttccgcgcCTCCCCGCGACAGTCAGATCTGATGATTGTGGCGGGCACCCTGACGAATAAAATGGCGCCGGCGATGCGCCAGGTGTATGACCAGATGCCGGAGCCGCGGTATGTGATTAGCATGGGCTCTTGTGCGAATGGAGGTGGGTATTACCATTATAGTTATTCGGTTGTTAGGGGGTGTGATCGTGTTGTTCCGGTGGATGTTTATCTTCCTGGTT GCCCGCCGACAGCTGAGGCGTTGTTGTATGGGATCTTTCTGATtcagaggaagatgaagagtaGGAAGGTTACGCGTATGTGGCATCGGCGGTGa
- a CDS encoding uncharacterized protein (COG:T;~EggNog:ENOG410PW7G;~InterPro:IPR000719,IPR011009;~PFAM:PF00069;~go_function: GO:0004672 - protein kinase activity [Evidence IEA];~go_function: GO:0005524 - ATP binding [Evidence IEA];~go_process: GO:0006468 - protein phosphorylation [Evidence IEA]), with protein MSKTHLELKSYSENRDFLAQGKTEPSSRSQTLIYHEKDSRWWIKVTLIGSIANLLDNDQIQQASKCQRRVLFQDLVRRINYEPLPLIANTVTELIVEGDTSATGQNSEVGLVGTSGTLEILDRSLNYRIREDPLRVVYPKAADYAFFRKINDEELTRDTEISDGVFRVYNNGTQYILKIVDCPFYKSNGFTVSKRELDNLENFYGAPNIVKPRGVVVSTNPYMTSKDSNREPIMTGILLPTYPEGSLREILSENRMAKYAWKKWPIQIGTALNCFHEANQTHMDIKPSNIAIDSEGDAEIIEISGISGITREWCSPEIRDEASPFDLSFEQRRLNDIWAYGKLLSEIGLHAKDGPFRNSLEQVAKCLMQDNCQSRMSLPTAISRLKSTRHRRCTIL; from the coding sequence ATGTCAAAAACCCACCTTGAGCTCAAATCATACTCAGAAAACCGAGACTTTCTCGCACAGGGAAAGACGGAACCTAGCAGCCGCTCGCAGACTTTGATCTACCATGAGAAGGATAGCCGGTGGTGGATCAAAGTGACTCTGATCGGCTCAATCGCCAACCTTCTCGACAATGACCAAATCCAGCAGGCTTCGAAGTGTCAACGCCGCGTGTTATTCCAAGACCTAGTTAGACGAATCAACTACGAGCCGCTTCCCCTCATCGCCAACACCGTGACTGAGCTTATAGTAGAAGGAGACACGTCGGCAACAGGGCAAAACTCGGAGGTCGGATTAGTTGGCACCTCTGGCACACTGGAAATTCTCGATAGATCCCTGAATTACAGAATCCGAGAAGATCCCCTTCGTGTCGTCTATCCTAAGGCCGCCGATTACGCTTTTTTTCGGAAGATCAACGATGAGGAGCTGACACGCGATACGGAAATCTCAGACGGAGTATTTCGGGTATACAACAACGGGACGCAGTATATTCTCAAGATAGTTGATTGTCCTTTTTACAAATCCAATGGTTTCACTGTCTCTAAGAGAGAGCTGGATAACCTTGAGAACTTTTATGGTGCGCCTAATATTGTGAAGCCGAGGGGGGTTGTCGTCTCTACAAACCCTTATATGACTTCGAAGGATAGCAATCGAGAACCAATTATGACTGGGATTCTACTCCCTACATACCCTGAAGGATCTTTACGGGAGATTCTTTCGGAAAACCGTATGGCAAAGTACGCCTGGAAGAAATGGCCCATCCAGATCGGAACTGCGTTAAATTGCTTCCATGAGGCAAACCAAACTCATATGGACATAAAACCTTCAAATATCGCCATTGATAGCGAAGGAGATGCAGAGATCATCGAAATCAGCGGCATTAGCGGGATAACTCGCGAATGGTGCTCACCAGAAATTCGGGATGAGGCGTCTCCCTTTGATCTTTCGTTCGAACAACGTCGACTTAATGACATTTGGGCGTACGGAAAACTTCTATCCGAGATAGGACTGCATGCAAAGGATGGCCCATTCAGGAATTCTTTGGAGCAGGTTGCAAAGTGTTTAATGCAAGACAATTGCCAATCACGCATGTCTTTACCAACGGCAATATCTCGACTCAAAAGTACACGCCATCGAAGGTGTACGATATTATAG
- a CDS encoding uncharacterized protein (COG:S;~EggNog:ENOG410PRPY;~InterPro:IPR029063), whose translation MVRIAREQVHGTEACPATFEKADMRTYEPPSPDPLDAVFAVFSLFQISPGDTYAIVFRFGEWLRPGGILVLGFTPSSVLQEGQGIYDSFWDCVRDVEKSWMTRVTRESFLSEERWREVLGQAGFSVEVERTFRFVPNDEQHRCEEVHSLIRARKMEAD comes from the coding sequence ATGGTGAGAATTGCTCGCGAGCAGGTACACGGAACAGAGGCATGTCCGGCTACGTTCGAGAAGGCGGACATGAGAACGTACGAGCCGCCATCACCAGACCCCTTGGATGCTGTGTTTGCCGTGTTCTCGCTCTTCCAAATATCCCCCGGCGACACGTACGCCATAGTTTTCCGGTTCGGGGAGTGGTTGCGGCCCGGTGGGATTCTTGTTCTGGGGTTCACGCCTAGTTCGGTGCTCCAGGAGGGACAAGGAATATATGATTCCTTTTGGGACTGTGTGCGGGATGTGGAGAAGTCGTGGATGACGCGGGTAACGAGGGAGTCGTTTCTGTCTGaggagagatggagggagGTGCTGGGGCAGGCGGGGTTTAGTGTTGAGGTGGAGCGGACGTTTAGGTTTGTGCCGAATGATGAGCAGCATAGGTGCGAGGAAGTGCATTCTCTTATtcgggcgaggaagatggaggcAGATTGA
- a CDS encoding uncharacterized protein (COG:S;~EggNog:ENOG410PKJ0;~InterPro:IPR015915,IPR011043;~PFAM:PF13854;~TransMembrane:1 (n32-41c46/47o525-549i);~go_function: GO:0005515 - protein binding [Evidence IEA]): MHATRGQHQAPNLLLPSKPPHLMNMRLFPWNLVATVITALAGRSQAQLIQSNASFCNWADARVNTVRDIVYLDGGQLYEEIGFENGQTTLKSDTNEDSLYYMNLSSSLNTTSDNLTSLFHRIPYDQATIPNTLVRGYDSGVMFANDDRLYLYGGLYPPTDSMDDAPAAAALAYEPSQDRDPGSGEFTTMDTSNVTRYVTYGAGVSSPSENLGFYVSGLRAPNWGPIWDNVTATELSENMIKVDMSTGQDSPTWSNLTLPPHVPPRVGAEAVWLPVSESGAIVLIGGVTILESVYPAGLNENDTTRSKSVSPSFMQTVSVYDIAGDTWYSQNTTGEHPPQLTQFCSVYASAPDRSSHNIYIYGGYDGLEPSNQPLDRVYVLSIPAFQWALVYSGGGYTSGRRDHTCIKPYPDQMLVLGGRALNGGLRSCVDIIRVFNLNTLTFQDTYDTDTWSQYEVPGMISQIIGGEPSGGATLTSPVSWTNTSLRDVFAAEYNKPITTWYRDRDNTTSDNNTTTDPPSSNFPPWGGGLIGGLLGLLAVALAIGAAFWLQRRRKTREGTSPQDQKQGEKKEQTELSSNGAVSNAAELGVPGSHSTAEAGSWPVYEMNGRPERPAELPTPHNDHSTRET, encoded by the exons ATGCACGCGACGCGGGGTCAACACCAAGCACCAAACCTCCTCCTTCCAAGCAAGCCACCACATCTTATGAACATGCGCCTTTTTCCGTGGAATCTAGTAGCGACCGTTATAACGGCTCTCGCTGGGCGGTCGCAAGCACAGCTTATTCAATCTAATGCATCCTTCTGCAACTGGGCAGATGCAAGAG TTAACACGGTCCGCGACATCGTCTATCTAGACGGAGGCCAGTTATATGAGGAGAT AGGGTTCGAGAATGGCCAGACTACATTGAAGTCAG ATACCAACGAGGACTCGCTATACTACATGAatctctcttcttcattgaATACAACGTCCGACAACCTTACATCCCTCTTTCACCGTATCCCCTATGACCAAGCGACAATCCCCAACACCCTTGTGCGTGGCTATGACTCTGGAGTTATGTTTGCCAACGACGATAGACTATATCTCTACGG CGGCTTATACCCCCCTACGGACTCTATGGACGACGCACCCGCTGCCGCAGCGCTCGCCTACGAACCATCTCAAGATCGAGACCCAGGATCCGGAGAGTTTACCACGATGGATACCAGTAATGTCACTCGCTATGTGACCTACGGGGCTGGGGTTTCGTCACCAAGTGAAAACCTGGGGTTTTATGTGAGTGGGCTGCGCGCACCAAACTGGGGTCCAATCTGGGACAATGTAACAGCTACCGAACTATCCGAAAATATGATCAAGGTTGATATGTCCACTGGTCAGGACTCCCCTACTTGGTCGAACTTAACATTACCTCCGCACGTCCCACCACGAGTCGGTGCAGAGGCTGTTTGGCTCCCTGTCTCCGAATCCGGGGCTATAGTGCTTATTGGGGGAGTGACCATACTTGAATCTGTCTATCCAGCGGGACTAAACGAGAACGATACGACTAGGAGCAAAAGTGTGAGCCCGAGCTTTATGCAGACTGTTTCTGTCTATGACATCGCCGGTGACACATG GTATTCTCAGAATACCACCGGTGAACACCCACCACAACTTACCCAATTCTGTTCAGTCTACGCAAGTGCCCCTGATCGCTCATCACACAATATCTATATCTACGGAGGATACGATGGCCTGGAACCATCCAACCAGCCATTAGACCGCGTCTACGTTCTCTCAATACCTGCATTCCAATGGGCTTTGGTCTACAGCGGGGGAGGCTATACCAGCGGCCGCAGGGACCATACGTGTATCAAGCCATATCCTGACCAGATGCTCGTACTTGGCGGGAGGGCCCTTAATGGAGGGCTCCGAAGTTGCGTTGATATAATTCGAGTCTTTAACCTTAACACCCTAACGTTCCAGGATACTTACGACACTGACACATGGAGCCAATACGAAGTGCCTGGTATGATATCACAAATCATTGGCGGAGA ACCATCCGGCGGTGCAACTCTAACATCGCCTGTATCCTGGACAAACACTTCTCTTAGGGATGTCTTTGCTGCCGAATACAACAAACCCATCACGACCTGGTATCGGGATAGAGACAACACAACCAGCGACAATAATACTACTACAGATCCCCCCTCTAGCAACTTCCCACCTTGGGGCGGTGGTCTCATCGgtggccttcttggccttctcgcAGTAGCTCTTGCAATTGGGGCAGCCTTTTGGCTTCAACGACGACGTAAGACCAGGGAGGGCACCAGCCCCCAGGACCAAAAGCagggagagaaaaaggaacaaACTGAACTATCGAGCAATGGCGCTGTATCTAACGCAGCAGAACTAGGAGTTCCGGGCTCTCACTCCacagctgaagctggaagCTGGCCTGTCTATGAAATGAATG GTCGTCCAGAACGCCCCGCTGAGCTTCCGACGCCGCATAATGATCATTCTACACGAGAGACTTGA
- a CDS encoding GFA family protein (COG:S;~EggNog:ENOG410Q4K4;~InterPro:IPR011057,IPR006913;~PFAM:PF04828;~go_function: GO:0016846 - carbon-sulfur lyase activity [Evidence IEA]): MPVGGCFCGNIRLESDVQPVTSALCHCTDCRKLTGTLFTYSFVFKRPDISITGNPKEIAKSSDSGNRIKNYFCPDCGTPIYGFKIKPSGEEDEILIVRAGIFDDMELLNEQRPVAELYVKGRVGWVCPLEGTQQFEGMLPVPL; this comes from the exons ATGCCTGTCGGCGGCTGCTTCTGCGGAAACATCCGCCTTGAATCTGATGTCCAGCCTGTCACCAGT GCTCTCTGCCACTGCACCGACTGCCGCAAACTGACCGGAACCCTATTCACCTacagcttcgtcttcaaaCGGCCCGATATCAGCATCACGGGGAACCCCAAAGAGATCGCGAAATCGTCTGATAGCGGCAACAGAATCAAGAATTATTTCTGTCCTGATTGCG GAACGCCAATCTATGGATTCAAAATCAAGccttctggagaagaagatgagattCTGATTGTCCGGGCGGGGATATTTGATGATATGGAGCTGCTGAATGAGCAGAGACCTGTTGCTGAGTTGTATGTTAAGGGCAGGGTGGGCTGGGTGTGTCCTCTCGAGGGGACGCAGCAGTTTGAGGGGATGTTGCCGGTGCCGTTGTGA